The DNA window CCTTTCGATTTATGCACATTTTGCATATTTGCAGCCGCCCTTAAAGTTTGCCCTCTATAGAGTTTCGCGCAGGAAACTTTCTCGCCCACTCGCAAATCGCTTTAAAGCGGCTTTATTAAACTgtctctttaattttttaaggcaCATGTCATCAGTAAAACCTTTTTTCTCGCCACATCCAATTTGCGGCCAATTCATGTGCAATTAATTTGATTATATGTCTGCGGTGCACAATGCAAATGCTGCTCCTTTTTATGTGCCACCGAAAAAAGCCAATTCGCGAAGTGATTACCTTTTCattgcataattaataatattttttgccaATCGTCGGGCGACTGGCGCCCCTCCGAATTGCGCAATCAATACGATTCGATTGCTTTTAATAGCCTTTTCGGCGCATTGAATTCGCTTTATAGGTTGTTAAATTCtggaaattattaataatgccAATTTAAGTGCACTCAGTACTGTAATTTAGCCTAATTGCTCATGGTTTAGGGACTCTAATGTTTGGAAAGGCTCATAAAGTCATGCGTAAATGCGGCATGATGGTAAGTGTTTGATTTCCGTTTTGAATAGatgatttttcttttataattggataaaactttttaaatttaaatatataaatattctttatgataaaaaatattttatttgcagaACGCAAACTGTCTTATCTTAGTTCTATCTATATTTTGACGTTTTAATAGCTTTGATTTACTTAAGAGAgtacctaccggctatttcaaaTTTCAGTACTTATATATATTCCCAGAAAAAgcaagaaataaaattaaatttccataTAAACATGACTTTCTGTCCATTTAAGTGAGGCTTCGATGGCCAAAGGAGAGCTCGGAGAAGGAAAATAGGTGGCCTCCCTCAAGGATGTCTGCTTTTCTATTGTTCATGCCCGACTAATACACATATTTCTATACTTAGAGTGCAAACACACATGTATCGGGGTCCATCCATCTCTCCCAGCCCCCAGAACCACTTTACATGTTTATGTACTCATTCGTGGAACATTCGCTTTGCGGGGGATATGATGGCGCGTGTGCGGCAAGTAAACCGCAAAAATATGTCATAATATTTGCTTTCTGCCAcaagtctgggcgatccgttCTATATTATTGTGTGTGCTTGTACTCCGCCTTTTCGCTGGTCACAAGTCACGTgtttaacataaaatttaaataaaaatcgcatACAATATGTAAACGGTTATATGTACTTCCTGCGGTTGCTCCTCCAGCCCGGGCAAATATTTTCCGAGCTTCGAGCCCATTTGCCCAGACCGCTTGTTGTTACACTCGTCGTCGTCTGGCTGTTGTAATTTCCGTCTGCTAACGCAATTTGCAAATTTAGTCTGACTTTCACATCCTTTGCCGTGGCCATTACCATTTACCAACTAAATCAGCCGAAATCTTACGAGATAAGCCACAACATATACGCATTTCATGCAAATCACGGGCATAAAGAATAGCTGGGGGGGCTGTTTTTTCGGGGAGGTTGGGGGCACAAtttgaaatcatttttgaGAGCTAATTCTACTGGAACTGCTCGGCCAGATTCATTTGTCGCACTATTGTAATGATGCTGAAGGCGAACTTGGCCACCTAAAAGTACCAAAATGGTCAAGTATGGTATTAGCTTCTGAAAGGGAAATGGTTATCCCAACTCACGCTTATGTTGCTGTTCATGGAGATGGGGAAAATGCCTCCGGCTATGAAGATAATAGGCTGCTGGACATGGTGCATGAAGTGGACCAAGGTAGCACGGTAACGCGGCTCTGCGTCCACCCAGTTGGATTGGAAAATCGTGTTGGACAGTTCCTGGGCGTCGTCTATAAGCAGATTGCAGGTGTAGCAGAAGGGAAAGGTCTGCAGCAGGATGGTGATGACGAAGAGCAGGGAGGCCACTCCCTTCCAGAAGTTCGAAAAGAAGAACACGTTCACCAGGGTCAGGCCCAAAACGGAGCCTATCAGCGCAAATTGCACGAAGATGGTGCGGGATATCATGGGCCGAATCATGTCACAGCATCTGGGAAAAGAGTTACTTAAATTTGTTACTTATGTTTTTTGCTTAACTTAAATTCTTATAAGTGTAACTTAATTCATAAAACCTATTTGTGctttttattgtaatttctGTTTCAAAATCTGGAGTAATTCGTGTTTCatttaaatacttttggtAGTGATAATCAGGTTTCAAGAATGTTTTATTCTTAATTGAAAGCAAATTTGTTCTCAAAACGAGAACCAAATGAAACGTGCTTTAATTGGGAATAACTTTTATTTGAAGTAAGAATTTATGAGCACATATCACCCACTTCAAGATGGTCTTGTGATCCATAACGCAGTTCACCAGATCCTGGTAGTTATCAGCCTCACTTCGCTCGGGATTCGTTCGCAGATTGCGCACATGATCCTTGAGCACCTCCATGTGGGCCCGAAACATGATGGTGAACATCAGGGGATACGTATCGGACAGCTGATCCTGCAGCACGGCAAAGGACATGGTGATGTACTCGAAGATCGCCTGGATCCACAGGCTGCCCAGGCCATCGCGCCAGTCCAGGAAGGGATTGTAGACGGACCAGGGAGGACGACCACTCAAGGCATACGACAAGAAAGTGGATCCCGCATAGCCACAGTATATGAAGCTGTAGATCAGAAAGGCATAGTTGCAGCGGGCCACCATGTTGTGGATCCTTTCGCGGTCGCTGTCGTTCTCCAGCCTCTTGTCCAGGTGGTCCAATAGCATCTCCGTTTTCCTCAGTCTCCAGAGGAACAAATACGTAATGGTGGACTTCACCGAGGCCCCGTAGACATTAATGCACACCTGCAACGAGGTGAGGAACTCGCCGGGGGTGAAGTTCTTGAACTCCTGCACGTAGCTGATGATGAAGCCCACGGGCAGGTAGAACACCCCAAAGGCGAAGGGCACACAGGTCCAGAAGAGGTAGACGTATCGCAGGACTCCCTCCTTGGGCGGAATCCAGCCAATTAGCCACATGGCCCTGTACAGATATATGTTCCCCTGGCGGGACTGCACTTTGTCCGTCAAGGGAGCCGGGTTAATCAGACGGAACAACACCATGATGACTGGATACTGAGCCGGTCTGCTGCTGCACCTGCGTTTTATACTCTCACCCATGCCCATCGATAATTGACCAGGTGCCCCGATTCCCTGGCAAAACCGCGCCCATTCGTTTTGCAGCCTGTAATTAGACTTAACCATCGGTGGTCAGGTGTTAAGTGCTATGGCGGATTTATTATTGAGGTGCAACCAGGCCTGTCAACTGTCAATTAGTCAGCTTAATAGTCGATTGTTGGCGGACATGGGTTAATAAATCAATCAAGGGTTGACAGCTGAATTTTAAAGGGGAAATGACTTCCAGGGTAAAAGGCTTATATGTCTATTTAAggattgattttaaaaacaattcacATAAATGTTGGTTTAAATTGACAGGTagataatataatttatgacTTCTTTgctgaatttaaattatttaagaagGACTGACTTGACTTATCTTTCCCTAAAGATACTTAAAATCTTCAAGTGCGTTCTCACTTTCACAAAGTTTAGTGCATGTGCAAGCACTGTCGGCTAGCAAGCTACAGATACTACAGAGTGCAAGTGTCGGGATGCAAATATTAGTTTTAGAACTTCCCTCTTTGCTCTGCACTTTAGGACTCTACGTCCCCGCCACTTGCCCTGTCATTTAGGAACTTCTCCCCGAGATTCATTTGATTGACAATTGTGATGATACTAAAGGCAAACTTGGCCACTGCAATGTTACTCTGCACCGAAATGGGGAAAATGGCTCCAGCTGAGAACTGTATGGGTTGCTGGACCCTGTGCAGAAAATAAATGACCGCCGACTTGTAACGCCTATCTGCAGTTAACCAGTTGGAGTGGAAAAGTGCATCGCTGACA is part of the Drosophila biarmipes strain raj3 chromosome 2R, RU_DBia_V1.1, whole genome shotgun sequence genome and encodes:
- the LOC108022955 gene encoding odorant receptor 59b codes for the protein MVLFRLINPAPLTDKVQSRQGNIYLYRAMWLIGWIPPKEGVLRYVYLFWTCVPFAFGVFYLPVGFIISYVQEFKNFTPGEFLTSLQVCINVYGASVKSTITYLFLWRLRKTEMLLDHLDKRLENDSDRERIHNMVARCNYAFLIYSFIYCGYAGSTFLSYALSGRPPWSVYNPFLDWRDGLGSLWIQAIFEYITMSFAVLQDQLSDTYPLMFTIMFRAHMEVLKDHVRNLRTNPERSEADNYQDLVNCVMDHKTILKCCDMIRPMISRTIFVQFALIGSVLGLTLVNVFFFSNFWKGVASLLFVITILLQTFPFCYTCNLLIDDAQELSNTIFQSNWVDAEPRYRATLVHFMHHVQQPIIFIAGGIFPISMNSNISVAKFAFSIITIVRQMNLAEQFQ